A stretch of the Tardiphaga sp. 709 genome encodes the following:
- a CDS encoding 2-keto-4-pentenoate hydratase, translated as MTESEIAAAAEILAEARRSGTQIEGLPVTPSSVGEAHEIQDRVSFLVGQPIGAFKAGAPPEGEPTRGLIEARMIRSSPARMSVAEVPHLGVEGEVAFRFTRNLPARSEAYTRDEIAEAVAVLPVIEVVSSRFREPLSRPKLEQLADCGINGGLVLGPEMADWSHLDLPNLQMTFIVNGEIRIERKGGHPTDDPIAGAVALANMMRAGGGVKVGQIVTTGSWTGLPFLKPGDRCVVRFEKLGEAEIMFVG; from the coding sequence ATGACCGAATCAGAGATCGCCGCCGCTGCAGAAATCCTTGCCGAGGCGCGCCGCAGTGGGACGCAGATCGAGGGACTCCCGGTCACGCCATCTTCGGTTGGAGAGGCGCACGAGATTCAGGATCGCGTGTCCTTTCTCGTTGGACAGCCCATCGGTGCCTTCAAGGCCGGTGCGCCGCCCGAGGGTGAACCGACGCGCGGTCTGATCGAAGCCCGAATGATCCGTTCGAGCCCGGCGCGTATGTCGGTGGCTGAAGTCCCGCATCTCGGCGTCGAGGGCGAGGTCGCCTTCCGCTTTACCCGCAATCTGCCGGCGCGCAGCGAGGCTTACACCCGCGACGAGATCGCAGAGGCCGTCGCGGTGCTTCCGGTGATCGAGGTGGTCTCCAGTCGTTTTCGCGAGCCGCTGAGCCGGCCAAAGCTCGAGCAGCTTGCCGATTGCGGCATCAATGGCGGGCTGGTGCTCGGGCCTGAGATGGCCGACTGGTCACATCTCGATTTGCCGAACCTGCAGATGACGTTCATCGTGAATGGTGAAATCCGGATCGAACGCAAGGGTGGCCATCCCACCGACGATCCCATCGCGGGCGCTGTCGCGCTGGCGAACATGATGCGCGCAGGTGGCGGCGTGAAGGTCGGTCAGATCGTGACCACAGGCAGCTGGACCGGGCTGCCGTTCCTGAAGCCTGGCGATCGCTGTGTGGTGCGATTTGAAAAGCTCGGCGAGGCCGAGATAATGTTTGTCGGCTGA
- a CDS encoding GFA family protein → MLHEGSCHCGNIAFEVEGDFNSAIDCNCSMCRRRGGLLAFVPRDKLVLKTAKESLSTYTFNHHAIQHHFCSTCGIAPFGEGKAPNGMMMASVNVRCLPAVDLSALEIQQFDGKDR, encoded by the coding sequence ATGCTGCATGAAGGAAGCTGCCATTGCGGCAACATTGCCTTTGAAGTCGAGGGCGACTTCAATTCGGCCATCGACTGCAACTGTTCGATGTGTCGGCGACGCGGCGGCCTGCTCGCTTTCGTTCCACGCGACAAACTGGTGCTGAAGACCGCGAAAGAAAGCCTGTCGACCTATACGTTCAATCACCACGCCATTCAGCATCACTTCTGCAGCACCTGCGGCATTGCCCCGTTCGGCGAAGGAAAAGCACCCAACGGAATGATGATGGCATCGGTCAATGTGCGCTGCCTGCCTGCGGTCGATCTGAGCGCTCTGGAAATCCAGCAGTTCGACGGCAAGGATCGCTAA
- a CDS encoding TRAP transporter large permease subunit produces MFSYGVFPPLMFGTMICFMVFGFPVAFSLAAVGLFFGILGIFTGHFDPSFLQALPFRFYGTISNDLLLSIPFFTFMGAILERCGLAEDLLEGTGQLFGKIPGGLAYAVILVGAVLGAITGTVAASVIAMGVISLPIMMRYGYDMKLATGVIAASGTITQLIPPSLVLIVLADQLGRSVGDMYLGAIGPSIIQVVIFILYIVVLSILKPSAMPPIPEHAREPMNWKLISRVLWGMIPSIVLIFLVLGTIGLGLATPTEAGAMGAVGAMVLAALHRRLTWPLIDQAMTSTMRLTSMVVFILIGSTCFSLVFQGMDGARWIEHLLTGLPGGAIGFLIFVNIFVFFLAFFLDFFEIAFIIIPLLAPVAAKLGIDLVWFGVLLCVNMQTSFMHPPFGFALFYLRGIAPPEVKSRDIYLGALPWVGMQIILVIIVIYWPGLVTYWIDNTAVDTSNVKIEIPQIEMPAMPDFGPAK; encoded by the coding sequence ATGTTTTCCTACGGCGTGTTCCCCCCGCTGATGTTCGGCACCATGATCTGCTTCATGGTGTTCGGCTTCCCGGTCGCCTTCTCGCTGGCCGCGGTCGGCCTGTTCTTCGGCATTCTCGGCATCTTCACCGGTCACTTCGATCCGTCCTTCCTGCAGGCGCTGCCGTTTCGCTTCTACGGCACGATCTCCAACGACCTGCTGCTGTCGATCCCGTTCTTCACCTTCATGGGCGCGATCCTCGAGCGCTGCGGCCTTGCTGAAGACCTGCTCGAAGGCACCGGCCAGTTGTTCGGCAAGATCCCCGGCGGTCTCGCTTATGCGGTGATTCTCGTCGGCGCCGTGCTCGGCGCCATCACCGGCACCGTTGCTGCTTCGGTCATCGCCATGGGCGTGATCTCGCTGCCGATCATGATGCGCTACGGCTACGACATGAAGCTCGCCACCGGCGTCATCGCCGCATCGGGCACCATCACGCAGCTCATCCCCCCGTCGCTGGTGCTGATCGTGCTCGCCGACCAGCTCGGCCGTTCGGTCGGCGACATGTATCTCGGCGCCATCGGCCCCTCGATCATCCAGGTCGTGATCTTCATTCTCTACATCGTCGTATTGTCGATCCTGAAGCCGAGCGCGATGCCGCCGATCCCGGAACATGCGCGCGAGCCCATGAACTGGAAGCTCATCAGCCGTGTGCTGTGGGGCATGATCCCCTCAATCGTGCTGATCTTCCTGGTGCTCGGCACCATCGGCCTCGGCCTCGCGACGCCAACCGAAGCCGGCGCCATGGGTGCGGTTGGCGCCATGGTGCTCGCCGCGCTGCATCGCCGCCTGACCTGGCCGCTGATCGACCAGGCGATGACATCGACCATGCGCCTGACCTCGATGGTGGTGTTCATCCTGATCGGCTCGACCTGCTTCAGCCTCGTCTTCCAGGGCATGGATGGCGCACGCTGGATTGAACATCTGCTCACCGGCCTGCCCGGCGGTGCGATCGGCTTCCTGATCTTCGTGAACATCTTCGTGTTCTTCCTGGCGTTCTTCCTCGACTTCTTCGAGATCGCCTTCATCATCATCCCGTTGCTGGCGCCGGTCGCGGCCAAGCTCGGCATCGATCTCGTATGGTTCGGCGTGCTGCTCTGCGTGAACATGCAGACGTCATTCATGCATCCGCCGTTCGGCTTCGCGCTGTTCTATCTGCGCGGCATTGCACCGCCCGAAGTGAAGAGCCGCGATATCTATCTCGGCGCGCTGCCATGGGTTGGGATGCAGATCATCCTGGTGATCATCGTGATCTACTGGCCCGGTCTCGTGACCTACTGGATCGACAACACGGCTGTGGATACGTCCAACGTGAAGATCGAGATTCCGCAAATCGAAATGCCTGCGATGCCCGACTTCGGGCCGGCAAAGTAG
- a CDS encoding TRAP transporter small permease subunit has translation MDVLKFTRAIDALSDVFGFIAKWLVLLACLVSAGNATIRYLFNYSSNGWLEIQWYMFAGIVFFGAAQTLRLNEHVRVDLLYSAVSDRARLWIDIIGLCIFLLPAMTYLTYMTFPFFLNSWNSQEVSSNAGGLILWPVKLVLPLGFGLLLLQGLAELAKRIAALAGVVQIDTHYEAPLQ, from the coding sequence GTGGACGTACTCAAATTCACACGTGCGATCGATGCACTGAGCGATGTGTTCGGCTTCATCGCCAAGTGGCTCGTGCTGCTCGCCTGCCTCGTCAGCGCCGGCAACGCCACGATCCGTTATCTCTTCAACTATTCGTCGAACGGCTGGCTCGAAATCCAGTGGTACATGTTCGCCGGCATCGTGTTTTTCGGCGCGGCGCAGACACTGCGCCTCAATGAGCATGTGCGCGTCGATCTGCTCTATTCGGCGGTCTCCGATCGCGCGCGGCTGTGGATCGACATCATCGGCCTCTGCATCTTCCTGCTGCCAGCGATGACATACCTCACTTACATGACGTTCCCGTTTTTCCTGAATTCCTGGAATTCGCAGGAGGTCTCCAGTAATGCGGGCGGCCTGATCCTGTGGCCAGTGAAGCTTGTGCTGCCGCTCGGCTTCGGTCTGCTGCTACTGCAGGGTCTGGCCGAACTCGCCAAGCGCATCGCCGCGCTCGCCGGCGTCGTCCAGATCGACACCCATTACGAAGCGCCGCTGCAATAG
- the moaA gene encoding GTP 3',8-cyclase MoaA, translating to MTVSELSPALASSAMTDPFGRRISYLRVSVTDRCDLRCFYCMSEDMTFLPKADLLTLEELDRLCSAFIAKGVTKLRLTGGEPLVRRNVMGLVRSLSRHLKTGALKELTLTTNGSLLSKYAAELADCGVKRINVSLDTLDPAKFRTITRWGDLSKVLTGIDAAQAAGLAVKINTVALKNMNEHEIPSLVEWAHGRDMALTLIEVMPMGDIGEGRIDQYVPLSLLRTRLAGQFTMTDLPDDTGGPARYVRVAETGGKIGFITPMTHNFCESCNRVRITCTGTIHTCLGHEDASDLRKPLRASADNDLLNATIDRAIGLKPKGHDFIIDRRHNRPSVSRHMSVTGG from the coding sequence ATGACCGTCTCCGAGTTGAGCCCCGCCCTGGCCTCCTCTGCCATGACCGACCCCTTCGGTCGGCGGATCAGCTATTTGCGTGTCTCGGTCACGGATCGCTGCGATCTGCGCTGCTTCTACTGCATGTCGGAAGATATGACCTTCCTGCCCAAGGCCGACCTGCTGACGCTGGAAGAACTCGACCGGCTCTGTTCCGCATTCATCGCCAAGGGCGTCACCAAGCTGCGACTCACTGGCGGCGAACCGCTCGTCCGACGCAACGTCATGGGCCTCGTGCGTTCGCTGTCGCGCCACCTCAAGACCGGCGCACTGAAAGAGCTGACGCTGACCACCAACGGCTCGCTGCTGTCCAAATATGCCGCTGAGCTGGCCGATTGCGGCGTGAAGCGCATCAATGTCTCCCTGGACACGCTCGATCCCGCGAAATTCCGCACCATCACGCGCTGGGGCGATCTCTCCAAGGTGCTGACCGGCATCGACGCCGCGCAGGCAGCGGGCCTTGCCGTGAAGATCAATACCGTCGCCTTAAAGAACATGAATGAGCACGAGATCCCCTCATTGGTCGAATGGGCGCACGGCCGCGACATGGCACTGACCCTGATCGAAGTGATGCCCATGGGCGATATCGGCGAAGGTCGCATCGACCAGTATGTACCGCTGTCGCTGCTGCGCACGCGGCTCGCGGGTCAGTTCACGATGACGGATCTCCCGGACGACACCGGCGGTCCCGCCCGCTATGTCCGCGTTGCCGAAACTGGCGGCAAGATCGGCTTCATCACACCGATGACCCATAATTTCTGCGAATCCTGCAACCGCGTCCGCATCACCTGCACCGGCACGATTCACACCTGTTTGGGCCACGAGGATGCATCCGACCTGCGCAAGCCGCTGCGGGCTTCCGCCGACAATGACCTCCTGAACGCCACGATCGACCGCGCCATCGGCCTGAAGCCGAAGGGGCACGATTTCATCATCGATCGCCGCCACAACCGGCCGAGCGTCAGCCGGCATATGAGCGTGACCGGGGGGTAA
- a CDS encoding HAD family hydrolase: protein MTQAPLVVFDLDGTLVDTAPDLISALNHVLHQEGLAPVPLESARKMIGQGARRLIERGLELEGREMSPDEVTRLTEDFIAYYAEHIADESRPFEGLIAALDEMAGRGYRFAVCTNKLEWLSKLLLDKLELTDRFAAICGADTFGVAKPDPVILQQTVARAGGVMSSVVMVGDAGPDVGVARRANVPVIGVTFGYTDVPIIDLKPDIVIDHFRDLPTTVDCLLPRRLA from the coding sequence ATGACCCAAGCACCCCTCGTCGTTTTCGACCTCGACGGCACCCTCGTCGATACCGCCCCTGATCTCATCAGCGCGCTGAATCATGTGCTCCATCAGGAGGGGTTGGCCCCCGTCCCGCTGGAATCCGCGCGGAAAATGATCGGCCAGGGCGCCCGGCGCCTGATCGAACGCGGGCTCGAGCTGGAAGGGCGCGAAATGAGCCCGGATGAGGTCACACGCCTGACCGAGGATTTCATCGCTTATTACGCGGAGCATATCGCCGACGAGTCGCGCCCCTTCGAGGGGCTGATTGCGGCGCTCGACGAGATGGCGGGGCGTGGCTACCGCTTCGCGGTCTGCACCAACAAGCTGGAATGGTTGTCGAAGCTGCTGCTCGACAAGCTGGAGCTGACGGACCGATTCGCGGCGATCTGCGGCGCTGACACCTTCGGCGTCGCGAAGCCCGACCCCGTCATCCTGCAGCAGACGGTAGCGCGTGCCGGTGGCGTGATGTCGTCCGTTGTCATGGTCGGAGATGCCGGCCCCGATGTCGGTGTGGCGCGGCGGGCCAATGTCCCGGTGATCGGCGTTACATTCGGCTATACCGATGTCCCGATTATCGATCTCAAGCCCGACATCGTGATCGACCATTTCCGCGATCTACCGACGACCGTCGACTGCCTGTTGCCCCGCCGCCTCGCCTAG
- the rpiA gene encoding ribose-5-phosphate isomerase RpiA — translation MNMDELKRQAAAKALEHVRDGMKLGLGTGSTAKHFVELLGERVAGGLKVIGVPTSEATRADAERCGVPLTTLDEVDRLDLTVDGADEVDPALNLIKGGGGALLREKIVAAASDRMIVIADDSKWVPTLGRFPLPVEVIPFGLSATRRAIADVFAKCGLHGEMTIRGGKDGHAFVTDGGHWIIDARLGTITDAPRLAGLLGAIPGVVEHGLFISLASTAMLAGSQGIRVFERP, via the coding sequence ATGAATATGGACGAGCTGAAACGACAGGCTGCCGCCAAGGCACTTGAGCACGTACGCGACGGCATGAAGCTCGGACTCGGCACGGGATCGACGGCGAAGCATTTCGTCGAATTGCTCGGTGAACGCGTGGCGGGTGGTCTCAAGGTTATTGGCGTTCCGACGTCCGAGGCCACGCGGGCCGATGCCGAACGTTGCGGCGTGCCGCTGACCACACTCGACGAGGTCGATCGGCTCGATCTCACGGTCGACGGTGCCGACGAAGTCGATCCGGCGCTGAATCTCATCAAGGGCGGCGGCGGCGCATTGCTGCGCGAGAAGATCGTGGCGGCGGCGTCCGACCGCATGATTGTCATCGCCGACGATTCCAAATGGGTGCCGACCCTCGGCCGCTTCCCGCTGCCTGTGGAAGTGATCCCGTTCGGCCTGTCGGCAACGCGCCGCGCGATTGCCGATGTGTTCGCCAAGTGCGGGTTGCACGGCGAAATGACTATTCGTGGTGGCAAGGACGGCCATGCTTTCGTCACCGATGGTGGCCACTGGATCATCGACGCCCGGCTCGGGACCATCACCGATGCGCCCCGACTGGCTGGGCTGCTCGGCGCCATTCCGGGAGTGGTCGAGCACGGTTTGTTTATCAGTCTGGCAAGCACCGCCATGCTGGCAGGATCGCAGGGAATTCGCGTTTTCGAGCGTCCGTAA
- a CDS encoding DUF2059 domain-containing protein: MKKLSHMLLSAGLALSVAVIALPVSAQQASPEGQARPIKPASPAAIAYAKEILAMKNASAMYANAVPNMVQRVKDSLLQSNLNYQKDLNEVAITIAQTMAGRDKEITEQMAKIYASDFTEAELKDLATFYKSPLGQKLLVQEPQSISASMTYMQQWAQQFSEQVNGLFRAEMRKRGKEI; encoded by the coding sequence ATGAAGAAGCTCTCGCACATGCTGCTGTCCGCTGGTCTGGCGCTCAGCGTTGCAGTGATCGCGCTGCCGGTCTCCGCGCAGCAGGCATCTCCGGAAGGACAGGCTCGTCCGATCAAGCCGGCATCGCCAGCTGCGATCGCTTACGCCAAGGAAATTCTGGCGATGAAGAACGCCAGCGCGATGTATGCCAATGCGGTGCCGAACATGGTTCAGCGCGTCAAGGATTCGCTGCTGCAGAGCAATCTGAACTATCAGAAGGATCTCAATGAGGTCGCCATCACCATCGCGCAGACGATGGCCGGGCGCGACAAGGAGATCACCGAGCAGATGGCGAAGATCTATGCCAGCGACTTCACCGAGGCGGAGTTGAAGGACCTTGCGACCTTCTACAAATCGCCGCTTGGCCAGAAACTTCTGGTGCAGGAGCCCCAGTCGATTTCCGCCAGCATGACCTATATGCAGCAGTGGGCGCAGCAGTTTTCGGAGCAGGTCAACGGCCTGTTCCGCGCTGAAATGCGCAAGCGCGGCAAGGAAATCTAA